From the genome of Brassica oleracea var. oleracea cultivar TO1000 chromosome C4, BOL, whole genome shotgun sequence:
GGATATACATTGGGTAAAATGGGAAAACCTCTCCAAACCAAGAGGAGATGGAGGAATAGGATTCAAGATGATCCATAAATTCAACCTAGCACTACTAGGCAAACAGTTATGGCGCTTGGTACAATACCCAGATTCTTTAGTAGCTAGAGTGCTAAAGGGAAAATACTTCAGATGTAGCACGCCTTTGCGGCTAAACAAGGCAGATAGACACTCATATGGATGGACAAGTATAATGGTAGCGAAACCATTAATGATGTTGGGGATCAGACAAAAAGTACACTCTGGAAATGAGATTAGAGCTTGGGAAGATCATTGGAAACCAACGATACCAGCAAGACCAGTTAGACCACTAGCACCAGTGGTTCACCCGATGACGTCAGTTCGTGACCTAATGACATGCAATCCAAAAACATGGAACTCAGAGGTGCTTGAAAACTATGTAGATCCGGAAGATATCCCTCTGATTCAATCTTTGGCCATAAGTCAAGGATATCAGCGGGACAAGTATTGTTGGAACTATACTAAGAATGGGATGTACACTGTTAAATGAACATTCTAAATAGAGAGATGGTGGAAACCCAGGGAGAACTGAGCATTACAAAACTCCAAGCCTTTGCTTGGAAGATACGAGCTCCACCAAAACTAAGACATTTTATTTGGCAAACAATCTCTGGACAACTAAAAGTAACAAGCAATCTAGCACATCGTCATATGCGATGCGATAATCATTTCCCTAGATGCGGAGCAGATGTTGAAACTATAAACCATGCCATCTTTGAGTGCCCTCCAGCACTACAGACGTGTGGACATGCAGCAACCCCAACTCCGCCATCGATGTTCCCGAGCGTGAGCCACTACACGAATATAGACTGTCCTTTTTGGAGGAAGAATGATATAGAAGATCTGGAACTGGATAAAGACCAATATCCTTGGATTATGTGGTATATTTGGAAAGCGAGAAATGAGAAACTATTCAAAGGAATAGACATGGACCCTTTGGAAATTGTCCGATAGGCCGAATCAGAATGTCATGCTTGGTTCCAAGCAAACAACAAACAAGAGGAACATGTAGTTACACAGAACCTTGAGCAGATAACAAATTCTGAGAGATGCATGATAGATGGATCATGGACACATGACGCATACTACAGTGGTTATGGATGGACATGGAAAACCTTAGGAGGAACAACTCAGCTATTGGGAGTATGAAACCAACGACGAAGAATCTTACCATTTCACTCGGAGCTCGAGGCCCTCTCGTGGGCGATGGAGTGCATGCTTCAGCTATCAACGTTTCAAGCTTTTGGCACTGATTTTAAGGATCTAATCTCGATGATTCCAGACCCAGGAGCCTGGCCCAACTTTTCCACTGAATTGGACGAACTGCAGAAGCTGAAGAGCAGATTTCCATAATTCTCAATTGTTTTTATTCCTCGATCAGAAAATGTATCGTCTGATTCATTAGCTAAGATAGCAAGATCTTTTCATAGGGACTTGTACTACATTGGTTGTTCTATTCCGCTCTGGTTCCCCGTACCACCTCAAAGTTGAGTAATAAATCAGCCATTTGATGCCAGAAAAAAAGCTATTTGTATCCGCAAATTATTGCATATTTTTTATCTTATGTTAAAATCGGTTCAAAATTTAAAATGACACAAACTTTGGGTTGTTAATATAGTATAGTTAGAGTCAATTCGGTGATAAAATGTAAATGTTGATCGTGTATAATCCAAATTTTTTATCTATTATCGGTTTGTTTGCATTTAGTTAATCTATTTGTTTTTATTATGATGTCCAAATGGATAGATTAATCACATTGTTTTTTATAATAATGATATATGTCAATTTTAAAAGAACTATTTTAAATTTAAATGATAATTTTTATCAGTAGATAAAAATAGAACTATAATATAATATATTGTATAAGATCTTAATAATAGTCTTTTAGATTGTTTAATATGATAATTTAGAGTTCCTATAAATA
Proteins encoded in this window:
- the LOC106338324 gene encoding uncharacterized mitochondrial protein AtMg00310-like, whose translation is MSTLLLQLETCENLANAIAQFWWSLNLPKRDIHWVKWENLSKPRGDGGIGFKMIHKFNLALLGKQLWRLVQYPDSLVARVLKGKYFRCSTPLRLNKADRHSYGWTSIMVAKPLMMLGIRQKVHSGNEIRAWEDHWKPTIPARPVRPLAPVVHPMTSVRDLMTCNPKTWNSEVLENYVDPEDIPLIQSLAISQGYQRDKYCWNYTKNGMYTVK